A region from the Plasmodium berghei ANKA genome assembly, chromosome: 9 genome encodes:
- a CDS encoding apicoplast ribosomal protein S15 precursor, putative → MIIIKLCLSFLSLLCQLFIFKIELLNGFHTGSGKKYFYYDYGQLINSPKHSIHNKNIYKGKYIYHGKRSEILKANENASPPPVKDNTTSINMIGKKEKQKSEINNILKESEYVTMGRSFSFNMDLLSIKPELLKELITQKYRKMFERHDKDCGSSEIQIIILTFKIYFLTEHMKKNKKDFACLQGIFKCVSKRRKLLVYLGRKNREMFNKITDYFKIKKPLLPRTAEYYSKDLKYMHFNNTKRFKNNSEKKKKDKMKNKKVQTDKIIFGN, encoded by the exons atgataataataaaattatgtttaAGCTTTCTATCATTACTATGCcaattattcatttttaaaatagaGCTTTTGAATGGATTTCATACCG GAAGtgggaaaaaatatttttattatgattaTGGTCAACTTATAAACTCACCAAAGCATTCAATccacaataaaaatatatacaaaggaaaatatatatatcatggAAAACGTTCAGAAATATTGAAAGCCAATGAAAATGCATCACCCCCCCCCGTTAAGGATAATACAACTAGTATTAATATGATTgggaaaaaagaaaaacaaaaatcggaaattaataatattttaaaagaaagtGAATATGTAACCATGGGCCGTTCCTTTTCCTTTAATATGGATCTTTTATCTATCAAACCG GAACTATTAAAAGAACTCATTACCCAAAAATACAGGAAAATGTTTGAGAGGCATGATAAAGATTGTGGAAGTAGcgaaatacaaataattattttaacgtttaaaatttatttcttaaCTGAGCatatgaagaaaaataaaaaa gaTTTTGCATGTTTACAAGGAATTTTCAAATGTGTTAGCAAGCGACGAAAGCTACTTGTATATTTAGGACGAAAAAATCGAGAAATGTTTAACAAAATCACagattattttaaaataaaaaaaccTTTATTACCTAGAACAGCAGAGTATTATTCTAAggatttaaaatatatgcattttaaCAACACAAAaagatttaaaaataatagcgaaaaaaagaaaaaggataaaatgaaaaataaaaaagttcAAACggataaaattatatttggAAACTAA
- a CDS encoding exonuclease, putative, which translates to MILFIGLIIWLINEMTYSVCGIKNMCYIKPITGNVDILNRKNTNFPNRKQKNKEHNKLYGIPRMYKWLTSYYPTVREELINYGQKKKVDIFYIDMNGVIHHCTHANKDALPIHDEHELFSNILHYLKNLFYLVKPQKLVYIGVDGVSPKAKMNQQRKRRFLSLFKINDNSKITNLFNPNCITTGTDFMYKINLSLNKWFKILKKKKVFNFDIIYSGSDVPGEGEHKILKFIRENCKNDSNFKNWNHCIYGLDADLIMLSLVTHLNNIFILRDKFKLTNDSMHNNVVNNIEKMQSEFNVNSESDPNEVDNNEKEISINRELKEIDKSEENKNMGNNESLNNCFNKTHKYTHDYYLHYDELNSYDFEILDIYKLRSSIKTQIATYINKLKKEKNIIFSINRVVDDIVFLSFLVGNDFLPHIPNIDINEGSMNEILNSYIFYIYKYSNYITYKDKVHIERLKIILKILSGQEYQYFKKRGINENIPEFTDEKKYKSYYYLHKFGVSDSKQIQQIVKKYIEGLFWNLHYYHFGCASWHWEYPYHYAPLCSDLLSFEKSDFFFEKGKPYSAYTHLISVLPQKDKNLLPDPYKNVYAEDEVKSFFPDNVKIDPNGKKETWEYIVHLPFINCNMINKIVSEKSKKISRLKYKLRELNGREHRY; encoded by the exons ATGATCTTATTCATAGGACTTATAATATGGCTAATCAATGAAATGACATACTCAGTATGtggaataaaaaacatgTGCTATATTAAGCCTATTACTGGGAATGtggatatattaaatagaaaaaacaCCAATTTTCCAAatagaaaacaaaaaaataaagaacataataaattatatggaATACCTAGAATGTATAAATGGCTAACTTCTTATTATCCAACCGTTAGAGAagaattaattaattatgggcagaaaaaaaaagttgatattttttatattgatatGAATGGTGTTATTCATCATTGCACCCATGCTAACAAAGATGCATTGCCAATACATGATGAGCATGAATTGTTTtctaatattttacattatttaaaaaatttattttatttggtAAAACCACAAAAATTAGTGTATATTGGTGTTGATGGGGTTTCACCAAAAGCTAAAATGAATCAACAACGAAAAAGAAGATTTTTAagtttatttaaaattaatgataatTCAAAGattacaaatttatttaatccCAATTGTATAACTACAGGGACAGATTTTATGTATAAGATAAATTTATCCCTAAACAAATGgttcaaaattttaaaaaaaaaaaaagtctttaattttgatattatatattctgGTTCTGATGTACCCGGCGAAGGGGAacataaaattttgaagTTCATTAGAGAG AATTGCAAGAACGACAGCAACTTCAAAAACTGGAATCATTGCATCTATGGATTGGATGCAGATTTAATTATGTTATCTTTGGTTACACATttaaataacatttttattttgaggGATAAATTTAAGCTAACCAATGATTCTATGCATAACAATGtagtaaataatattgaaaagaTGCAATCTGAATTTAATGTTAATAGTGAGTCAGATCCAAATGAAgttgataataatgaaaaagaaatttcaataaatagggaattaaaagaaatagaCAAATCtgaggaaaataaaaatatgggAAATAATGAATCACTTAATAACtgttttaataaaacacATAAATACACGcatgattattatttgcattatgatgaattaaatagttatgattttgaaatattagatatatataaacttaGAAGTTCGATAAAGACACAAATAgctacatatataaataaattaaaaaaagaaaaaaatattatttttagtaTAAATAGAGTAGTAGATgatattgtatttttatcatttcttGTTGGTAATGATTTTCTACCACATATAccaaatatagatataaatgAAGGTTCTATGAatgaaattttaaattcttatattttttatatttataaatattctaattatataacataCAAAGATAAAGTACATATAGAACGactaaaaattattttaaaaattctaAGCGGCCAAGAATATCagtattttaaaaaaagaggaATTAACGAAAATATTCCAGAGTTTactgatgaaaaaaaatataaatcatattattatctccATAAATTTGGGGTTAGTGATTCTAAGCAAATACAacaaattgtaaaaaaatacatcgAGGGTTTATTCTGGaatttacattattatcattttggATGTGCAAGCTGGCATTG GGAATACCCATACCATTATGCCCCCCTATGTAGCGACTTGTTAAGTTTTGAAAAATCagactttttttttgaaaag gGAAAACCATATTCAGCATATACACATTTAATTAGTGTACTTCCACAAAAAGACAAAAACCTCCTTCCAGATCCATATAA AAATGTTTATGCAGAAGACGAAGTAAAATCCTTTTTTCCAGATAATGTTAAAATCGACCCAAATGGAAAAAA AGAGACATGGGAATACATAGTTCATTTGCCATTCATAAACTGcaatatgataaataaaattgttagtgaaaaaagcaaaaaaatatcgaggcttaaatataagttaag AGAGCTAAATGGGCGAGAGCACCGATACTAg
- a CDS encoding RuvB-like helicase 2, putative — MEINLTNISISNDGKKERINIHSHIKGLGVNTNIYMHEDEVNLSDEKYSMFFDNTCGLVGQFKAREAALFLVDLIKNKKLAGKCILLAGPSGSGKSALAIGISREINKKMPFVFLSGSEVYSNEIKKTEVILEAFRKSIHIKIKEEKLVYEGEVVDMIVEENECLYSQNKAKQINAIIITLKTVKGTKSLRLAPKIHEQIVREKIKIGDVIYIEVNTGHVKRLGRCNTYSKEYDIEFDEYVSLPKGEVHKKKEVVQQISLHDIDLANANPTVGEDLASVLNSYLRPKKTEITEKLRVEINKTVNKFLEMGMAEIIPGVLFIDEAHMLDIECFSYLNRAIESPLAPIVIMATNRGICTVKGTDNIEPHGIPVDLLDRIIIIKTFPYTLKEIVQILALRAHTEKINISEDGMNYLAKIGIQSSLRFAMLLLEPSRIIASLDGQSIIDIKHIEQADELFMDAKTSAHRVADQSNKFVN; from the coding sequence atggaaataaatttgaCTAATATAAGTATATCAAACGATGGGAAAAAAGAGagaataaatattcacAGCCATATAAAAGGACTCGGAGTAAATACAAACATTTATATGCATGAAGATGAAGTAAACCTAAGtgatgaaaaatattcaatgttttttgataatacaTGTGGTTTGGTAGGTCAATTTAAAGCCAGAGAAGCAGCATTATTTCTTGTcgatttaataaaaaataaaaaattagcgggaaaatgtatattattagcGGGGCCAAGTGGAAGCGGTAAAAGTGCATTAGCAATAGGTATAAGTAGAgagataaataaaaaaatgccatttgtttttttatcgGGATCTGAAGTTTATagtaatgaaataaaaaaaacagaagTTATATTAGAAGCATTTAGGAAaagtatacatataaaaataaaagaagaaaaattaGTATATGAAGGAGAGGTTGTTGATATGATTgttgaagaaaatgaatgtttatattcacaaaataaagcaaaacaaattaatgctattataataacattAAAAACAGTTAAAGGAACCAAATCTTTGAGATTAGCACCTAAAATACATGAACAAATTGTtagagaaaaaataaaaatcggtgatgttatatatattgaagTAAACACAGGGCATGTAAAAAGATTAGGTAGATGTAATACGTATTCTAAGGAATATGATATCGAATTTGATGAATATGTTTCATTACCTAAAGGTGAAgttcacaaaaaaaaagaagtaGTTCAACAAATTTCTTTACATGATATAGATTTAGCTAATGCTAATCCAACAGTTGGTGAAGATTTAGCATCAGTATTAAATTCTTATTTACGACCAAAAAAAACTGAAATAACTGAAAAATTAAGagttgaaataaataaaacagtaaataaatttctTGAAATGGGAATGGCAGAAATTATTCCAGgagttttatttatagaCGAAGCTCATATGTTAGACATTGAATGTTTTTCTTATTTAAATAGAGCAATTGAATCACCATTAGCCCCTATAGTTATAATGGCTACAAATAGAGGTATATGTACTGTAAAGGGAACAGATAATATTGAACCCCATGGTATACCAGTAGATTTGTTAGACcgaataattattataaaaacatttccatatacattaaaagaaatagtGCAAATATTAGCATTGCGAGCACACacagaaaaaattaatattagtGAAGACGGGATGAATTATTTAGCAAAAATTGGCATTCAATCATCTTTACGATTTGCTATGCTATTATTAGAGCCATCTAGAATTATAGCTAGTTTAGACGGACAATCTATTATTGATATTAAACATATCGAACAAGCAGATGAATTATTTATGGATGCTAAAACATCAGCTCATAGAGTAGCTGACCAATCTAACAAATTTGTTAATTAA